A genomic window from Qipengyuania oceanensis includes:
- a CDS encoding threonine aldolase family protein, which produces MQFLSDNAASVHPQVWDAMRAADNSDSPYDGDAVSQALDERFSGLFEAEVAVLWVATGTAANCLALATMCQPHGGVMCHEAAHIEVDEGGAPGFYLHGAKLLTVAGEGAKLTPDGIRAAIDPIRDDVHQVQPHAISVTQASEYGRSYRPQELAAIGALAKERGLGFHVDGARFANAVAFLGCSPAEAMGPADALSFGCVKNGAMSAEAIVFRDDTAADLARYRRKRAGHLQSKGRFLAAQLLAMIEGDLWLQNAQQANAAAAEIASACGERLMHPVEANELFVTMSAAEREALRGQGFGFYDWGADAARFVTAWNTREDDATALAKAIAGL; this is translated from the coding sequence ATGCAATTCCTCTCCGACAATGCAGCCTCCGTGCACCCGCAGGTCTGGGACGCGATGCGCGCCGCGGACAATTCCGATTCGCCTTACGACGGCGATGCCGTGTCGCAGGCGCTGGACGAGCGGTTTTCCGGCCTGTTCGAGGCGGAGGTGGCGGTCCTCTGGGTCGCGACCGGAACCGCCGCGAACTGCCTTGCCTTGGCGACCATGTGCCAGCCGCATGGCGGGGTCATGTGTCACGAGGCAGCGCATATCGAGGTCGATGAGGGCGGTGCCCCCGGCTTCTACCTCCACGGCGCCAAGCTGCTCACCGTGGCGGGCGAGGGCGCGAAGCTGACGCCGGACGGCATTCGCGCAGCGATCGATCCGATCCGCGACGATGTCCACCAGGTCCAGCCGCATGCGATTTCGGTCACGCAGGCGAGCGAGTACGGGCGCAGCTATCGCCCGCAGGAACTCGCGGCGATCGGCGCGCTGGCAAAGGAGCGCGGGCTCGGCTTTCACGTCGACGGCGCGCGGTTTGCCAATGCCGTCGCCTTCCTCGGCTGCTCGCCCGCCGAGGCGATGGGGCCGGCCGATGCGCTCAGTTTCGGCTGCGTGAAGAACGGGGCGATGAGTGCCGAGGCGATCGTCTTCCGCGACGATACTGCTGCCGATCTTGCACGCTATCGCCGCAAGCGCGCCGGGCATCTGCAGAGCAAGGGCCGCTTTCTTGCAGCGCAGCTCCTCGCGATGATCGAGGGCGACCTGTGGCTGCAGAACGCGCAGCAGGCCAACGCGGCGGCAGCGGAGATCGCGTCGGCTTGCGGCGAGCGGCTGATGCACCCGGTCGAAGCGAACGAGCTGTTCGTGACGATGTCTGCCGCCGAGCGCGAGGCGCTGCGCGGGCAGGGCTTCGGTTTCTACGACTGGGGCGCCGATGCCGCTCGCTTCGTCACTGCATGGAACACCCGCGAGGACGACGCGACCGCGCTCGCCAAGGCAATCGCCGGCCTATGA
- the gpmA gene encoding 2,3-diphosphoglycerate-dependent phosphoglycerate mutase, translated as MPKLILVRHGQSQWNLENRFTGWWDVDLTDKGVAEARAAGELLKDRQVLPTRAFTSFQTRAIKTLHLALEGCERLWIPEIKDWRLNERHYGGLTGLDKQETRDKHGDEQVHIWRRSFDVPPPDIEPGSAYDLSSDPRYAGIDVPKAESLKLTIERVLPYWQSAILPVLASGETVIISAHGNSLRALVKHLSQISDDDITGLEIPTGQPIVYDFDDAMQPGERYYLKDS; from the coding sequence TTGCCCAAACTCATTCTCGTCCGCCACGGCCAGAGCCAGTGGAACCTGGAAAACCGGTTCACCGGCTGGTGGGATGTCGACCTGACCGACAAAGGGGTCGCCGAAGCACGGGCCGCCGGAGAATTGCTGAAGGACAGGCAGGTGCTTCCGACCCGCGCGTTCACCAGCTTCCAGACCCGCGCCATCAAGACGCTCCATCTCGCGCTCGAAGGCTGCGAGCGGCTGTGGATCCCGGAGATCAAGGACTGGCGGCTGAACGAGCGGCACTATGGCGGGCTGACCGGGCTGGACAAGCAGGAGACGCGCGACAAGCACGGCGACGAACAGGTCCACATCTGGCGCCGCAGCTTCGACGTGCCGCCGCCCGACATCGAACCGGGCAGCGCCTACGATCTCTCTTCCGATCCGCGCTATGCCGGGATCGACGTGCCGAAGGCGGAAAGCCTCAAGCTGACCATCGAGCGGGTGCTGCCATACTGGCAGAGCGCGATCCTGCCGGTCCTCGCTTCCGGCGAGACGGTGATCATCTCGGCCCACGGCAATTCGCTGCGCGCGCTGGTCAAGCATCTATCGCAGATCTCGGACGACGATATCACCGGCCTCGAGATTCCGACCGGCCAGCCGATCGTCTACGATTTCGACGACGCGATGCAGCCCGGCGAACGCTACTACCTGAAGGACAGCTGA
- the purE gene encoding 5-(carboxyamino)imidazole ribonucleotide mutase: protein MAASKVAIVMGSQSDWETMRCAAEVLEELGVETDVRIVSAHRTPDRMVAFAKAAQADGIAVIIAGAGGAAHLPGMIASMTHLPVLGVPVKSKALKGMDSLLSIVQMPAGVPVGTLAIGEAGATNAGLLAASILSIGDEALASRLVAWRQARSDAVAERPKDQMQR from the coding sequence ATGGCCGCAAGCAAGGTCGCCATCGTGATGGGCAGCCAGTCCGACTGGGAGACGATGCGCTGCGCCGCCGAGGTGCTCGAGGAGCTCGGTGTCGAAACCGACGTGCGGATCGTCAGCGCGCATCGCACGCCCGACCGGATGGTCGCTTTCGCCAAGGCCGCCCAGGCTGACGGGATCGCGGTCATCATCGCGGGCGCGGGCGGCGCGGCGCATCTGCCCGGGATGATCGCGTCGATGACGCATCTCCCGGTGCTCGGGGTTCCGGTGAAATCGAAAGCCCTCAAGGGCATGGATAGCCTGCTCTCCATCGTCCAGATGCCGGCCGGCGTGCCGGTCGGAACGCTGGCGATCGGCGAGGCGGGTGCCACCAATGCCGGCCTGCTCGCGGCATCGATCCTGTCGATCGGCGACGAGGCACTGGCCAGCCGGCTCGTGGCCTGGCGGCAGGCGCGCAGCGATGCCGTCGCCGAGCGGCCGAAAGACCAGATGCAGCGATGA
- a CDS encoding DMT family transporter — translation MSGSSGSESLLAPKNLSAFLLVSLIWGGTWLVIRDQISSVPPTWSICYRFVVASAGMFALAKLRGEPFRLLPGAGKWVLALAVFQFSLNFGFVYRAEGYVTSGLVAVIFSLLVVPNAVLGKIYLGQPIRREFVVGSSIAAIGVAMLFAQEYRASPATLGEVLLGAALCIGGILSASFANILQATDGAKRQPLLTLLAWSMLGGAVLNAVVALLLEGPPQFDPRPSYALGVVYLGLAGSVVTFPLYYGLVRKVGAGTAAYSSVIVPVVAMILSTLFEGFVWGPLPAAGAAITLVGMVVAMRTRSAPPPRRATPEP, via the coding sequence ATGAGCGGCTCGTCCGGTTCGGAGAGCCTACTCGCCCCGAAAAATCTTTCAGCCTTTCTGCTCGTCAGCCTGATCTGGGGCGGGACCTGGCTCGTCATCCGCGACCAGATCTCGAGCGTCCCGCCGACCTGGTCGATCTGCTATCGCTTCGTCGTCGCCTCGGCCGGCATGTTCGCGCTGGCGAAGCTGCGCGGCGAGCCGTTCCGCCTGCTGCCCGGCGCGGGCAAGTGGGTGCTGGCGCTCGCGGTATTCCAGTTCTCGCTCAATTTCGGCTTCGTATACCGGGCGGAAGGCTACGTCACCTCGGGGCTGGTCGCGGTCATCTTCTCGCTGCTGGTGGTTCCGAACGCGGTGCTCGGCAAGATCTACCTCGGCCAGCCGATCCGGCGCGAGTTCGTCGTCGGTTCCTCGATCGCGGCGATCGGGGTGGCGATGCTGTTCGCGCAGGAATATCGCGCCTCGCCCGCAACGCTCGGCGAAGTGCTGCTTGGCGCTGCGCTGTGTATCGGCGGCATCCTGTCGGCCAGTTTCGCCAATATCCTCCAGGCAACCGACGGGGCCAAGCGCCAGCCGCTGCTCACGCTGCTTGCCTGGTCGATGCTCGGTGGGGCCGTGCTCAATGCGGTGGTCGCGCTGCTTCTCGAAGGTCCGCCGCAATTCGATCCCCGGCCTTCCTATGCCTTGGGCGTGGTCTATCTCGGCCTCGCCGGATCGGTCGTGACCTTTCCTCTCTATTACGGACTGGTGCGCAAGGTCGGGGCGGGGACGGCTGCCTACAGCTCGGTGATCGTGCCGGTGGTGGCAATGATCCTGTCGACACTGTTCGAAGGCTTCGTGTGGGGTCCGCTGCCTGCCGCAGGAGCGGCCATCACGTTGGTCGGCATGGTGGTGGCAATGCGGACCCGCAGCGCGCCGCCGCCGCGCCGGGCTACTCCCGAACCGTGA
- a CDS encoding GNAT family N-acetyltransferase: MSDTISITRTNETTHGAYYAEVEGADRKAELTWQARGEARIADHTFTPPEARGKGIAAKLVEALVEDAKSEGFKIVPQCPYVEALFRKHPEWSELRADTPS; the protein is encoded by the coding sequence ATGAGCGATACGATCAGCATTACCAGGACCAACGAGACCACGCATGGCGCCTATTACGCCGAAGTCGAAGGGGCCGACCGGAAGGCCGAACTGACCTGGCAGGCGCGCGGCGAGGCGCGGATCGCCGACCATACCTTCACCCCGCCGGAAGCGCGCGGCAAGGGCATTGCCGCCAAGCTGGTGGAGGCGCTCGTCGAGGATGCGAAGAGCGAGGGTTTCAAGATCGTGCCGCAGTGCCCTTACGTCGAGGCGCTGTTTCGCAAGCACCCCGAATGGTCGGAGCTGCGCGCCGATACACCGAGCTGA